The DNA sequence AAACTAAAACTGAATTCATTCTTCTCTCCCCTCGTAGAGCAATACAATGATATATATAACTGCATATCTTAACAAACTCCACTCTAGAACCTACCTcatattatctattatttaaTAACAATCCTCTTAATACTTCAATTGGGTCTATCATTATAACTTGGTCCGTAACACGCACCGTCTAACAAATTCATTGTAACAAGTTTGTATCCTCTCCAGCCTGTTCAGCAACAAGCAGCCTTTTAACTTACTTTCTATTAGTGGTTAAAAGTTGTTCAAAATTATAAGATCATATATAAGACTACTTAAATAAGAAGTATgatctataaatataaatatgtgaattttaataaattttagttaataataatgtATTGGAGAATTTGTTATTGGCAAGTCTCTTGTAAAAGATGTCCAAGCTCAATTTTCAATCTCACATTGATTGAATCAAATAATCATcaattgaggaaaaaaaaatgatatcaaaaaatatttgatttgatataaTTATGTTTGCATTTTTGCATAGATTTTTAACAAACATGCTAACCAAAATGGTTGCTTTGACAACACACTGTCAGACAGGGAAGCCTTAAAAGAACATCAACTAGATATTCCCCATTTTCTTCACCAATAGCCTGTGTGTCCAAAGTTTTGTTTCTGTGATCCCTAACAATGTTCTCGAGTATCGTATCCATTCCTCGTTGGATCTTCTCAACTCTAGTCTTAATCCCAGTAAGAACTTGAAGAAGTCCAATGGAAGGATACAGATCAGCAAGAGAAAACCCTTCAATTGTCTCAACGACACCCTTCATATGCACCATATAAGCCTCTTGGTCTTTGGATTTTTTACCGAAAACAATCCGTGATAGTGTAACCCATATGCCAATGAAGTAATCTTCTCACTGAGATTAATAGGTGACCCTTCAATCAAAGATATCTCTGACAAAAAATGATAACTCTCGTTCCCTGATTGATCTGAAGGACTCGACACGCTTTGGTGCTAGCAATTCCATGGTGCAAATCTTTCTCATCTGCCTCCAATAAGTTCCTTGCGGGCTGAAGGTCATGCCCTTAGAGCCAAAAGTGATAACATCAGCAGCATGGCACATAAGGCCTATTTGCAAAGATGATATCATGTGTGTTCATCACTTCTTTCGCCATTTGGGGCGAAGATACCACTATACAGCAAAGCTCACCAAGCTGCATATGCATGAGAGGACCATATTGACTTGCCAATCTTGCTAGGGACCTATGGGGCAAAGTTCCAAGGTGCTGTATACTCCCTATGAAGGGTAGCTTTCTTGGTCCTTGTGGCAACTTGGagtttgaattctttgtttttgATCTCCAAAGTGTGTTGATTATCGTGAACactaagaagaagaaaggaaggaTTGTAGATAAGGAAATTATGTGAAGTTCCAACATAGTTTTAATgcataaaatcaattataaaaatataataactataaaaaaaatgtttatttgagtttaattgtTATGTTAgcacaatataaaataattttacattattaattaattagaaattatgattattatattttttaatatagttattataaaagttaataaatttattatacatatataaaaatttatatttaaataacattataaaattattttatattacatcacctattttttctttttatttttaaaaccagTTACATATTCATAACAAGTTATATAACCGATTATGATTATATAACCAATTACataatcagtttttttaaaatcagtaTCCGGTTAAACCAAACCATTACTAGTTATATAAATTTGGGTATGATTATAATAATCACTTATgatgtcttttaaaaaaaatcacttataaTCTGATTATTTAGTAGTTATGGTTGTGGGTTGTTTAATAACCAAACCATGAACAATCTTACCTCCATCTTATTCTAGTCTCTATATTTTTCAGTAAATTCTCCTGTGTACTCCTcatttgattattaattaaatgatataaacttatttctctaaaaaaattctatataaatatttatattcttttttaaaggaaatatttatattatttttcatttgcaAATTAATCCGTGCAAATCAATGTTATATTGATATATCAAACTTCCATTACAAATCAAAAGTGAAAATCAATACATAGTCAACTTTAATCTACTTTAATCTGTATGTATGAAAAAAAGAAGTGCTAGTTTTAGGGTACAAAgtcttttttaagaaaacatgcTAAATTACACGtctaattatttatcttattttattaattagattcaattagtctcttatgttttaaaaataataatttaatcctttatattttaaatttaagtgaaTTGATCTTTTCATAagtttaaaattagttaataattttacCATGATCACAGTTGacataaaataatactaaatgACTTAAACATGATTCCACACACATAATATAGTGATTCTCTGTACGGTCTCATGAatcttaaaagtaattaaactcATGTTCTAATTTCTGGAGTTATGGCTGTGAATtacagaaaataaatttaaaggacTTACTCTAGGATACAAGCCAAAttttaaaagagagaaagaaggatGACACATTAGCTATTGGCCACACGTGGCCAATGCCTGATAGGAACTGCACACAACAGTTATGGCCTTAGCTTGGAGAAATTATGTGGTCCTAGATTGCATGTCCATGGTCCTAAGTCCAAACAAATTTTCTCCATCATATAACTAACTGAGATTTTCAATTTATGATAAAGAGTTAATGACACTCAATTATGCAGCTGTGTGGTAAGTGATAGGAATCAACTGCAAATCCTGTTTTCTTTTTAGTGACAAGCCAAAGGATTCAGTCATATCAAGTTCTTGGGGACTATTCCCTGGAGCCATCTTCCAATCGAAATGGAAAAGCAAATTTGCAAGTGAGAATTCAACATTAACAATGCCAAGATTGATGCCAGGGCATATCCTCCTTCCAGCTCCAAATGGAATAAACTGAAACTCACCACCTTTGTAATCAATTGAGCAATCAATGAACCTTTCAGGACTAAACTTCTCAGCTTCAATCCAATAGTTAGGATCCCTCCCAATTGCCCATGCATTAACTATGACTTTGCTCTTGGCTGGTATCTCATACCCATTAATCTCACATCTCTCACTGCATTCCCTTGGAAGCAGCAATGGAACAGGTGTATGCAAACGCAAAGTTTCCTTGATAACTGATCTCAAGTATTTCAGTTCATGAATACTTGTTTCATCCACGTATCCTTTTGGATCAAAGACTCTTCTTACCTCAATTTGTGCTTTCTCCATCATCCTTGGGTTCTTCACAAGTTCTGACATTGCCCACTCCATCGTTGTTGAAGTCGTCTCGCTTCCAGCACTGAATATGTCCTGACAGAAAGAAATGTTGGGGCATTTCAGTAGTGCATAGTTAAATAAAATCACCAAGAGTTCATCACAGAATCAAacttagtgcatgtttggattacCATTTCAAACCTTTAAAAGTACGTTCAGAATAAAAGATACAAATGATATCCTTCACCAAAAGTAATTTCAGCACTCTCTAATAAGGGAAAAGTAAAAGCATTCTAAACATAGCGTTATCAGTTATTTCGTTTAGCTTAATGTAAATCATAGTCTAAAGTGTTAATAACTTAAAACCAGAACTTCAGTTCAAAACATTAGATTAAATGAGTAGATAactacatataaattaaaataggacAGCTCTTGATGATTGTCATAGGAGGAAGTCTACTATTGACCCGGATTTGGAAATTCTGATGGGTTTATCTATTGGTAAAATATTAAACAAGTTGACAATATCGTAAAAGATGTTCAAGACCAATATTATCAATCCTACTTCTACTACTGCATCAAACAATCAtcaattgagaaaaataaaatcatatctaCAAAATATAGTTATCTTAGCAAATTTGCATAGATTTTTAACAGAGACATACTATGATACTAACCATAATGGTTGCTTTGACAACAGTGTCAGATAAGGGGTGTTGGAGGTTACCATTCTTCTGAAGCCTTAAAAGAACATCAACTAGATCTTCCCCATTTTCTTCACCAACAACAGGCTGTGTGTCCGAATTTTTGTCTCTGTGATCCCTAACAATGTTATCAATTATCCTATCCATTCCTCGACGGATTTTCTCAACTCTAGGCCTAATCCCAGTAAGAACTTGAAGAAGTCCAATGGAAGGATACAGATCAGCAAGAGAGAACCCTGAAACTGTATCAGTGACACCCTTCATAAATTCTATATAAGCCTCTTGGTCTTTGGATTTTTTACCAAAAGCAATCCGTGATATTAGCCCATATGCCAATGAACTAATCTTCTCACTGAGATTGATAGGTGACCCTTCACTCAAAGACATCTCTTTGACAAAAATTGACAACTCTTGTTCCCTGATTGATCTGAAGGAGTCAACACGCTTTGGTGCTAGCAGTTCCATGGTGCAAATCTTTCTCATCTGCCTCCAATAAGTTCCTTGCGGGCTGAAGGTCATGCCCTTAGAGCCATAAGTGATAACATCAGCAGCAAGCACATAAGGCCTATTTGCAAAGATGATATCATGTGTCTTCATCACTTCTTTCGCCATTTCGGGGGAAGATACCATTATGCAGGATAGCTCACCAAGCTGCATATGCATGAGAGGACCATATTGATTTGCCAATCTTGCTAGGGATCTATGAGGCAGAGTTCCAAGGTGGTGTATGTTTCCGATGAGAGGTAGCTTCCTTGGTCCTGGTGGCAACTTGGAGTTTGAATTCTTGGTTTTTGATCTCCAAACTATGTTGATTATTAGCATGAACACTAAGATGAAGAAAGGAAGGATTGTAGATAAGGAAATGTGAAGCTCCATCTCCATGCTAGTGAGTTTGCTCAAGTTAGTCAACTAGTGGCTTTTTAAAGCAAGATTATAATCTCAAAAGCTAGGAATAAGTGactaatttttgttaaagaatTTGGTTGATCCACCTTTAGTAAGATCTCTCATTTTgatcatgttttttttcatgCACAAAATTTAAATCCAAGATCTTATTTAAGGAAATCAAGAAATCAGTAACATCATGCCAACAACTTGTTAGCTTAGAATAAGTATTGTTTGCCTAATGAACTTATGAACCCCATGTTGAATTTTTCAACGCTGAggttaattaaaatgaaaatgaaatgaacaGATATTCACGAACATAGAATATAATCAAACAAGTTAGTTACACATGAGAATTAATTAAGATTGAGTAATCAATCAAGGTGTGGTTTGTCAAAAGAACATGGAGGAAATACTACTATAATATTTGGCCACTTGGTTCGTGTTGCTTCGTACACGTTAAGTATTTTCCTTAGATTAGTCCTATGAAATAAACATATATGCACGAACAGAGATTATAATCTTATGATATATTGTGAAAgtagttaatataaaattatatttaagatgaATGATAATCTgtaataaaatagtttaaaatataaactttggAAAGAGATTCATTTACTTCATGAATGAGTATCACTGAACTTATTtggttgaataattttttaagatattaaattttgggctaatttgttttaaagttagataggatgattttaattaaattaattataatttttaaccagataaacataattaatatgtGTATTTAAATTGATCTTAATTATAAATCTATATTAAAacacaagtttttttatttattaaaattagaagaaaaaaaacatttttaaatgcTAAGATAAATAGGAGCTTCATCGATTCAATCATccttgataaataaattaatctttgaTTCATAACccatataaatatttgattcataaaattatagatATAATACCTTTTTCCCGAGCACGAGGATcaacttatttaataatattttatttaagtgtaaattttatttaataatgttgcatagatttattttaattaaaataattgtttgaaaattttcaatcatATGATGTAATTATTGAATGATGATTCGAgagtaaaacatattttattttatatagaatGATATTATCATGcaataatacttggaaaataCAGTCATGACTCActtaaagaaaagaagaaaaaccaaTTTACTATTATCTAAAATGTATTATGCAGGAATTTCAAgttcaatattaaaattataaaacaaagcCATGCATATTTATTCAAAagagattaaattttttaaagaatgtcACATGTCATTCTTTAGAGAAAAGCTCATTaagttttttctaatttaatatacaaaaaatacttaaaaaataatttgaaagtaTAAACTATTAAGATTTAGTAAATAAATTGAAAgtgattgttttaaaattataaatagctaaagtttgaaaaaaaagaagaaatgttaacaaaaaaaaaatcaacaagtcttgaaagagaaaaaaaaaaagacaataagAGATTATTTCACTCTTAGGACGCGGaaataatcaatcaattaaaagcTCGCATGGTCTTTCGGCGACGCTGGATCCCAAAACTAAGGCCGCTCCTCCGCTCACTTCTCCATATCCCTCTCCCTTGTTCTCAGTAGTGTTGTCActtgttaattatatttatcacttttttttttttttctgtttctatGTTCTTTCCACCTCTATACACCCCATTTTGAGGCATAAGAAATAGGGTGTATGTATATTAGTACTCACCactaaataatattacatttcGTACCCATcgaaataaattgttaaaaaaacaaaaccagaAGCATCATATGATGCCAAAATCATTACATTCCAATAACATTATGTGATTTAAATACACTTTCCTTAAGTTTCAATTACTTTCAAGAAAATTTAAAGAGTGTGAAATGAATTATTCAAAAGCAGCTGACAAATGATAAAGAGCCTGGACAAAAATTGGCCCCTAACTTAGAATTATCTCACGGTATAGAGAGAAGCTGAAGACAGTCCATTGCCAATCAAATTTGAGTGAACATTCTCCAAGAATGGGAAAAAAATACAAGGAAGGATATCGATTGGGATCTTGCCCCCtgcaacaaaatttataaaaacattaagaatatactttaaaataaatcatgattacgttttcaaaataaataatgatgaaGGCCCAGAATCCACTATTTCGTAGAATCCATGCTGgtaatgatgttaatttaactgTATTTGTGTAGTTTAGAACATTTATACCCATGCCTCAAACAAGCATAACAAGGATCAAGACAATTAAGTTACGAAGGTGATTTGAGAATATGAACATAGCATATCGACCACTGCATGGTTATTATCTTGTTTTTAACCATAATATATATTGCCTTGACATCTAGTAATAATTTACACAATATGCAATATTACAATCTgccaaagaaattaaaaaatgtggCACCCAAGTAAACACACAAATGAAAGTTATATGTACATTCTTTCTCAGGAAAACCATCAAGCATTTAAAAAATCCTTGTGAAACAGAAATCCATACTAAATCATGGTTAGAGTTAGAACGAAGTCAAgtatatcattaaattaaacCTGCAAAACTCATTTACATGAAGCATTAAGATACTCTGGAACATGAATAACTATTGTAATTAGTAAGAATTACCTTTGAGGCTAGGACCATATTAACCTTATGGCCCTTATAAAGAACTGGGGACATTGGAAATTCCACGTTTTGTCTGAGTTTGACTGATCAGTGGGAACCGGTATTGAGGTAAGCACTTTCAGAGAATACCACCACTTAATTTGGTCTAGAAGCCAGACAGACTTCTATTCCGGTACCAATACAATATGTACATCCTGTTCTCAAGACAATCTTGTAGCATGTTGAGACTTTGCCATTTCCCTTAAGACAGCACCAACAATCGCTGCCTGCTCAAGGCAGTCTGCCTTATGCAACGCATCTAAAAGAACAACACATGTTTTGCTATATATACGACAACCTTTAAGTCGAGTttcctcaaaaagtatatatgcATCCATTGCCTTATTGGCATTGCTTAATCCTTCTATCATAGCATTATAACATGCGGAATCAGGTATGCCACCACTTGACTTAAATCTCTCAAAGAGGTCTTTTGCCTCTAGAACGTTTCCAACCCTTGCAAGTCCTGAAATCATGGTGGTGTATGTGATAGTATTGGGTTTTAACCCTTGTTTCTGCATTTCTTGCCAAAACACAAAGGCCTTATTAAATTTTCTAACCTTACAAAGACCATTTACCATAATGCTGTAAGTTACTTCGTTCGGAGGGCATTTCAAGTTTTTCATGTTCTGGAAGCAGACAAGAGCTTCATCAATTTCCTCAGCTTTCACTAATGCATCTAGTAAGCAATTCCATGTGTATGTATTTGGAGTCAGACCTTTCTGCATCAACTCCTCCAAAATTAAATATGCTTCATCAATCCTTCCCACCTTCCCAAACCCATCAATAAGACTACTATAGACCACAACATTCAAATCAACAGCTTTTGATTTTGCTTCTTCAAATAACATATATGCTTCATCCAGCCTGTCAATTTTAGCAAGTCCATCAATGACAGAACCATAAGTTACAACAGTAGGCTGGAGACCCTTTGTCTTCATTTCCTCCAGCAGTTGGTAAGCTTTGTTGACCTTACCAGACTTGCAGAACCCATCAATAACTATGTTGTAAGCACGGGTGTCCAAATGCAGTCCTTGTTCCTTCATTTCATAAAACAACTTGTATGTGTCTTTTGAGAAACCTCCTTTCACAAGACCatgaattaaaattgaataactCCGAACATCAGGAGTTAAACCCTGAGCCTTTATTTCTTCAAACAAAGCCCTACCTTTCTCAATTTCACCAGCTTTGAAAACACAATCCATGTAATTATTAAGGAGCATCAGATCAGGAGAACAGCCCCTATGCATCATCTCTTTATAGATTTTGTGACCATCTTCCTTCCTACCACACTTGAAAAAGTTCCTAATAAGGGATGTATACACCACTGCATTTGGAGTCTGACCAGAATCTAACATCTTTTCATAAAGCATATAGGCATCATTCACCTTGCCGTGTCTGCCCAAGCCATCAATGAGTGAACAAAATGTTACTGAGTCAGGGGTGCAAACTTTATGATCCAATCCTAAAAATATGGAGCAAGCTTCATCAAGTCTTTGAGCTTTACACAGTCGATCGATCATAATATTTACGGTAATGATATTAGGGAATAAGCCAGCCTCTTTCATGGAGTCCTGAACTTTCAGAGCAGCTTCAAGTTCTCCTGCCTTACAAAGCatgtcaattaaaatattgtaggATGTAAGATTGGGAGCTGCATCCATTTTCATTGCTTCAAGGATTCTCAATGCTTCCTCAACTTTTCCCTTTCTTCCAAGGCAAGTCAGGATGCAATTATATGCAATTACACTGGGTATACATCCCTTTCTCTTTTGCCTCTCAAGTAAGCTGTATGCTTCATTAAATTTCCCAACTGAACCATAACCCATTATCATGGTATTATAAGCGTAAACACAAGGAACACTCTTGTTGCTGTCAAGTTCTTCAAACAACTCTACAGCTTCATCCACCCTCTCAGCCTTGCAAAGAACCCCTATCATGCTAGTAAATGTCACGTCGTCAGGTACCAACCCTTGTGATTTCAATTCATGAAAGAATTTCCAGGCCATATCCACCTTACCAACTTTTCCAAAACAGTCTATGCATACATTATAGAGGACAAGGTCAGCATTAAATGAGTTACTCTTCATCTCATCCAGCAAGGATAGAGCGGCATCAACACGGCCTTCCCTTGCAAACACACAAATAAGTGTGGTAAACAAATGTACGGTTACTTCATAACCTATTTCCTGCATTTGACGCAAGAGAGTCAGCATGGGATCAGCTTCGTGAGCTGCAGAGAGAGCACCAATCAGCGTTGTATAAGCCGAATAAGCAGGGCGAAACTTGAACTTCCTCATTGTTTCAATAACACCGAAAGCTTCTCTTAGCTTCCGTGACTTGACAAAACTAGCAACCATTTCGATACAAGTATTATTAGAGGGTCCAAATCCAGCCATACTCATTTCTTCAAGAATCTGTTCCAAGTACTCCAAATTTCTGGTCCTCGCCATAAGCATGAGAAGTGCATTGTAGGCTTCAGGGCTATGCAGTTGTTTAGTTTTCCTCTCTACCCACCTAAAATAATGCAATGCCACCCTCACATCCTTCAACCTCCTGATCACTCCAACAACCAACTCTGGTTGAGGCATTTCATCAAACGTGTTGAGGGCATCCTCAAGGGCAGCTCCCCAAGGATAAGTGTCCAACACCCGGCATACATCGTGCACCGTCTTTCTCATGCCCTCCGATTTCAATGCATTGTCTTGGGAATGGGAGGCATCATCCACAAAGGAATTAACTTTAACTTTTCCATACATTTCGGGCGGAGACCCATTTGAAAAAGACGACGAAAACTTGCAGGACGAAGGGTCTATTTTCCCACATTTGAGAAGAGACCGAAACTTCAGAGCTgcaaccaaaattaaaaagatgaaaatcagaTTACAAATTACAACCGTGAAGCGGGTATATGattataagaataatttattattttaaggaggaaaaacaaaaaagaagaccTTGAGCCCTTGAGAGAATCTTCATGTGCTCACAACACACACGCTATAGAATGATTAACAAAAGAAGTGAAGAGAAACAGAGTAAAGCAAGAGGGGAAGCTCGTCTACTTTTAAGTGAAACAAACGAGTTCTACAAACGATTCCAGTGTTGGTGTTGTTGTTTGTAAggtggtttttctttttctttttttcctttttctctcagGGTAGAAATTAATTCATTCCgagatataaaaattaaaaaatattaaaatgagatttttttttaatctttataaagcATTTTTTATACTGTCACGTTTAGTATTTGTTATAATGTGGtgtttaattttagaaaaatagctCTTACATCCTTCaattttttaccattttaattataCTATTCGAATTTATGAGttatacaatttaaatttaagataccgattaaattttaaaaaaactataaattcgaattttatatactaattaactttaaattaggttaaattattttttaaaatactaaattttgGTCCCAAAaaggatttaattattttagcaATATTTAAAgtttcttatattaattttgaaatgttaATGTTTTGTGTCTAATACTCACATGCATATGtcaaatgataaattatttttgaattttaaaaaaataaataaataaatgttgaaTGACCAAACTGTTAAGATAGTTTTGGTACATGACACGAGTGATAATGTtaagattattataatttataattcaaactaaaattaagttttactttaattaaatattcgattgaaatatattttattttaatttatttatacaatactcattttttgtaaaatagttTCAGAATATCTATAAGTTAGcattaaaataatgttattaattgAAAGTAATTatctacaaaaacaataacataagTTCTAATTgtaattacactttttttttaaaacataatggTGTTACAATCTAAATCTCGCTCAAGAATTATACACATAACAATCTTATTATTCTTGTACCAAATCCATTATGTGGTGTAAATGTCTGTCCATACTTTGTAAAGTCATTGGTTTAAGCATGagaattaacatttttttatcagagCTTTTGGGCACAGCGATACAAAACTAACTGTCAACACACAGAATGTGGCATAGTATTCCAACTGTacataaaagtgataaaatcCCCTCCCCATATACAGATTGATTCCTTACGTTGTCAGCTAGCTAGCAAGTACTCCTATCGAGGTTGTTAGTTTATTAACAAAGTTCATCTCATTAGAGAccaatttatatttgtatataaaaaggcttgaagaataaaaaaacaaaacaagtaaCATCTTTCATCAATCAAATTGTATATATTTGGTGTTTTGTTAAGCATTTTCTAGCCAAAATCcaaccaaatgaagaaatttgaGGAACAATTTGCAATGATCTAAttgaattcaaataaattttggtAATAAAAGCCAAAGTTGTGAAAGTACAAAATCAAATATCACAGCCATTGCACTAATCAAGTTTCATACTCATAcaccaattttttttggaatgatTGTTACTCTTCCATAGCATCTCCTTCAATCACTTCCACCTTCTCCTTCAACGGTGTAATCTTTGTTAAGAGGACCTCTGCAATGGAGAATATATATTAGTAGAGTATGTAAATTAATTTCCAAAGGAATATTTCCATACTGTTTAATCAACTAGAATTAGAAAAAAGGAAACAGAATAAGGAAATACGGGCAGACACAGAGGGGGGAGGTCAttcaatgtttaattattttctcaaacCCTCAATAGGAattctgctttttttttaaatgtcatgGATGTATATTATCTAGGAAAAATTATTCAAAGACTCCTCAACTTAGGATTATGTGCAATTTGTCTCCCTGTGCTTCCAGTTGAAGCAATCAACCCCCTAAATTGTAAGACTGCATAAGTACACCCTTAATAACCTATTATACTTTAAACAGTCAACAGAATTGTGCATAGTACTGTGCATACAGCCTCTACTATATGTAGCCTTGTGTATTGTGTAACATTGcattaacaacaaaaataagtgGAGTAGATTTGTTATAGGAACTTCAAAAGGAAAGAGATAATCATATTTGTGTTTCATGTGAGTCGAATTCACAACTATGTCAAGTGTCAATTATTTAAACATATAGCAACAAAAGATGCAATTTACACAATGTTAACTCATCAGTTCAGGAAGATGATTGTTTAAATTGGAATTACAAGGAGGCAACAAGTTGAAAGGGACTTATATAACTTGAGCTATTATCTAAGTCTGATACTTCAATACACCATATTCCCAAGACTATCATTGTTTTCACAAGGTGAGATACTATGGCATGCTAGACTGCAAACTATTGACGGTTGACACACAATACTAAGCAAAACAATATAGTTTTATTGCAGTCTCAAGTTCAAGTATATTAAATTAGCAAAATTCGCAACTAACCTGTCTTTTTGGGGAAATCAAAGCCTTTTGGATTGACATAGGTACGAGGATTTGGTAGAAGGTGGTTCCTGAGATATTCCTTATGTCCCTGTGAAGCATTAATGAAGAAATTGTGAAGAAATTAGAGTTAGATGACTCTCATCAAAGAATAACCTGTACAATTGGGCATCAAAGCACTCACCTTGGTTATCACACAAACATCAACATTACTTCCACTTCCTAGGTCATTAAATATACCAGCACATATCGCCTCAACAACTAGCTTAATGCCTTCATCCCTCTACACCACAATTAAATgtttatatcaaattaaaatctcTATCAAATTGCAGCATTTCAACATGATAAAAAGTTACAAACACCACCAGTATCAATTATAACAAATATAATGCACAATTACATTTAGATTTGAAATTGACATATTTACTTCATATTATTCCATTGAGATGATTATAAATTGAACAAATTTTGACAGACTATTATCAAATCAGTGTTCTCAATGCCGAAAGGCCAATATTCCACCATATAAACATGCCATTGTGGTCTATGGCGCTGCCATAGCAGGcctcccttcacaaattgcctatggTAGGCAGCTGGCAAAAAACCCGTCACGCCATGGCACCTCCATTTAACAACAATGTATCAAATGCACTCCTCTAAGGCTGTGAGCCTTGTATGCTTACTTACACTCAAACTTTCCTTGTACTTAGACTCAAATACAGACATTGCAGC is a window from the Glycine max cultivar Williams 82 chromosome 2, Glycine_max_v4.0, whole genome shotgun sequence genome containing:
- the LOC100819247 gene encoding cytochrome P450 71D10 — translated: MEMELHISLSTILPFFILVFMLIINIVWRSKTKNSNSKLPPGPRKLPLIGNIHHLGTLPHRSLARLANQYGPLMHMQLGELSCIMVSSPEMAKEVMKTHDIIFANRPYVLAADVITYGSKGMTFSPQGTYWRQMRKICTMELLAPKRVDSFRSIREQELSIFVKEMSLSEGSPINLSEKISSLAYGLISRIAFGKKSKDQEAYIEFMKGVTDTVSGFSLADLYPSIGLLQVLTGIRPRVEKIRRGMDRIIDNIVRDHRDKNSDTQPVVGEENGEDLVDVLLRLQKNGNLQHPLSDTVVKATIMDIFSAGSETTSTTMEWAMSELVKNPRMMEKAQIEVRRVFDPKGYVDETSIHELKYLRSVIKETLRLHTPVPLLLPRECSERCEINGYEIPAKSKVIVNAWAIGRDPNYWIEAEKFSPERFIDCSIDYKGGEFQFIPFGAGRRICPGINLGIVNVEFSLANLLFHFDWKMAPGNSPQELDMTESFGLSLKRKQDLQLIPITYHTAA
- the LOC100812307 gene encoding pentatricopeptide repeat-containing protein At3g06920, whose protein sequence is MKILSRAQALKFRSLLKCGKIDPSSCKFSSSFSNGSPPEMYGKVKVNSFVDDASHSQDNALKSEGMRKTVHDVCRVLDTYPWGAALEDALNTFDEMPQPELVVGVIRRLKDVRVALHYFRWVERKTKQLHSPEAYNALLMLMARTRNLEYLEQILEEMSMAGFGPSNNTCIEMVASFVKSRKLREAFGVIETMRKFKFRPAYSAYTTLIGALSAAHEADPMLTLLRQMQEIGYEVTVHLFTTLICVFAREGRVDAALSLLDEMKSNSFNADLVLYNVCIDCFGKVGKVDMAWKFFHELKSQGLVPDDVTFTSMIGVLCKAERVDEAVELFEELDSNKSVPCVYAYNTMIMGYGSVGKFNEAYSLLERQKRKGCIPSVIAYNCILTCLGRKGKVEEALRILEAMKMDAAPNLTSYNILIDMLCKAGELEAALKVQDSMKEAGLFPNIITVNIMIDRLCKAQRLDEACSIFLGLDHKVCTPDSVTFCSLIDGLGRHGKVNDAYMLYEKMLDSGQTPNAVVYTSLIRNFFKCGRKEDGHKIYKEMMHRGCSPDLMLLNNYMDCVFKAGEIEKGRALFEEIKAQGLTPDVRSYSILIHGLVKGGFSKDTYKLFYEMKEQGLHLDTRAYNIVIDGFCKSGKVNKAYQLLEEMKTKGLQPTVVTYGSVIDGLAKIDRLDEAYMLFEEAKSKAVDLNVVVYSSLIDGFGKVGRIDEAYLILEELMQKGLTPNTYTWNCLLDALVKAEEIDEALVCFQNMKNLKCPPNEVTYSIMVNGLCKVRKFNKAFVFWQEMQKQGLKPNTITYTTMISGLARVGNVLEAKDLFERFKSSGGIPDSACYNAMIEGLSNANKAMDAYILFEETRLKGCRIYSKTCVVLLDALHKADCLEQAAIVGAVLREMAKSQHATRLS